In Sceloporus undulatus isolate JIND9_A2432 ecotype Alabama chromosome 7, SceUnd_v1.1, whole genome shotgun sequence, one DNA window encodes the following:
- the SFI1 gene encoding protein SFI1 homolog: VSSLGISILLRLNSHCRCHLERKTLHKAFAAWKEEWWSACCEWKLTIRADCHYRYFLYNAVLRHWRSYVFRRREKKTRIYCAEEHAAQLRTRWAWRRWRTHVELRQMKHQMHSDAFRFCERNVLRLTWGLWRRRWIQKRDGEKMAAQALQHWARRLQFHALLQWKEMFVCVWKDKMADKIALKHDRRRRLRKTLKIWRIYIQRRREKMLQKRLALEHCRNRVLLCSVSIWQLAWARNQELRRKRLGERFAARRFFAHWKLYVASRVEKAEHYKMAERHHRHRLLSCTVRALRKNAANASTKQIRKNLAHQQRRIMVLRSSWNRWKRRSEEEEEEADQLLTMAARARYSAVLFRRYFGKWQDRCNGERRQKFFLYNPKIKLQRTKADRHFGAVVLPVAFHAWKKYVENQRLCDGKKKMAADFHRETWTRRFFERWRQKGEERRQDKMAEETADSHSDWRLLSRFWDLWRRRTQDFQEEHEGICVAVEHHRRCVLRLSFCLWKENVEEVQERRMKDAKATMLRRAKLLSESWTKWRQYLTRRTEKWNKMAVAESHYQRCLLGWVFSAWMSYQSDVRRVLAQVDKMEADRCQESLREALRIWKESVMASKEEARKAALADWRYEETVLRKVTLSWRNCASLRAYARQQKADVVADAREHLNRARLMVVFLRWKECTTTSVQERGIVFENAQRRNTRLLQKCLDAWKQCRIQSLRKMLLQQQAERFLSQRILATSLSAWKKQMACRRRERCQTAQALWHWSRTLQAKAFDAWVGFVVERLRKRRRVEMAAESYRNDLLHEGVSRLLRYAADVKSVRERLQSQRHFEVASRRRSAATRCFTIWKQKVLFRKRGKPESAKKRVTFGATEAMGMAIPHELCPPPPQLHAARDAILTQLRSAQDARPKPRRPQFLDVRPASAPDHAQLAQYAQSDAVSGSWFNSFPPFFVFESSRLRSGSGVVSPNPELLPPSSFAQRRTETPKKAPSSPLPRLVIPPVFKMAAATSEYDKETGAKLQSADDSARRGHIPPLRKTPCNGVVVKDVKDPPICDGSHLVEKSLQCAASSILWKRPVNSLCLPLCLEDPVNCGGVHFVFSEADTEERGKRFCAEVDGQLEAELRSIAQKMQRYYDAQQELKSCRRQERLLRQWREMAALASVAKQDGNTQKVEETLAELRVRIESLKSVLDKERRLMAAYITRVREIRNALDA; encoded by the exons gtgtcctctctaggaatctctatccTCCTGCGCCTTAATTCTCATTGTAGGTGCCACCTCGAACGCAAGACCCTGCACAAGGCCTTCGCGGCGTGGAAGGAGGAATGGTGGTCCGCCTGTTGCGAGTGGAAGCTGACCATCAGAGCCGACTGCCATTACCG TTACTTTCTGTACAATGCGGTCTTGCGGCACTGGCGGTCTTACGTATTTCGGCGGCGGGAGAAGAAGACACGGATTTATTGCGCAGAGGAACATG CAGCGCAACTCAGGACGCGTTGGGCATGGCGGCGTTGGCGGACTCACGTGGAATTGCGGCAGATGAAGCACCAGATGCATTCAGATGCCTTCCGGTTCTGTGAGCGAAACGTCCTCCG CTTGACCTGGGGATTATGGAGGCGGCGATGGATCCAGAAACGAGACGGCGAGAAAATGGCGGCGCAGGCGCTCCAGCACTGGGCGCGACGGCTGCAGTTCCAC GCCTTGCTCCAGTGGAAAGAGATGTTCGTTTGCGTCTGGAAAGACAAAATGGCGGACAAAATAGCGCTTAAACACGACCGTCGGCGACGCTTGAGGAAAACCTTGAAAATTTGGCGCATCTACATTCAGCGCCGGAGGGAAAAAATGCTCCAGAAAC GGCTGGCTTTGGAGCACTGCCGCAACCGCGTGCTCCTTTGTAGCGTCTCAATATGGCAGCTGGCTTGGGCACGGAACCAGGAACTGCGTAGGAAGCGGCTTGGCGAGAGATTCGCCGCGCGGAGGTTTTTCGCACATTGGAAGCTAT ATGTGGCGTCGCGGGTGGAAAAAGCGGAGCACTACAAGATGGCGGAGCGCCACCACCGACACCGTTTGCTG TCCTGCACAGTTCGCGCTTTGCGCAAGAACGCCGCAAACGCGTCCACCAAACAGATCCGGAAAAACTTGGCTCACCAGCAGCGGCGAATTATG GTTTTGCGCAGTTCCTGGAATCGCTGGAAGCGTCgttcagaagaagaggaggaagaagcggATCAGTTGCTGACGATGGCGGCTCGCGCTCGCTACAG cGCAGTCCTTTTCCGCAGATATTTCGGGAAATGGCAGGACCGTTGCAACGGCGAACGGCGGCAAAAG TTCTTTCTTTATAACCCCAAAATTAAGCTTCAACGCACCAAAGCCGACCGCCATTTTGGTGCAGTGGTCCTTCCGGTGGCGTTCCACGCCTGGAAGAAATACGTGGAAAACCAGCGCCTCTGTGACgggaagaagaaaatggctgCTGACTTCCACAG GGAAACGTGGACGCGGCGTTTCTTCGAAAGATGGCGGCAGAAAGGAGAAGAGCGGCGGCAGGACAAAATGGCAGAGGAAACG GCGGATTCACACTCAGATTGGCGCCTCCTGTCCAGATTTTGGGATTTATGGCGCCGCAGGACGCAGGATTTTCAGGAAGAGCACGAGGGGATCTGCGTCGCGGTGGAGCATCACAGACGCTGCGTCCTGCGTTTGAGTTTCTGCCTTTGGAAGGAGAACGTTGAGGAGGTCCAAGAAAG GAGGATGAAGGACGCCAAAGCAACAATGTTGCGTCGCGCCAAGCTTTTGTCAGAATCGTGGACAAAATGGCGGCAG TATCTGACGCGCCGCACCGAGAAATggaacaaaatggcggtggccgagAGCCACTACCAGCGTTGTTTGCTCGGATGGGTCTTCTCCGCTTGGATG TCTTACCAGAGCGACGTCCGGCGCGTTTTGGCACAAGTGGACAAAATGGAGGCTGACCGCTGCCAAGAATCTTTACG GGAGGCGCTACGGATTTGGAAGGAAAGTGTCATGGCGTCCAAAGAGGAAGCGAGGAAAGCAGCGCTGGCAGACTGGCGATACGAAGAAACCGTCCTGCGCAAG GTGACGCTCTCCTGGAGGAACTGCGCCTCGTTACGTGCCTACGCCCGGCAGCAGAAGGCGGATGTCGTAGCGGACGCCAGGGAGCACTTAAACCGAG CGAGGCTAATGGTGGTGTTCCTGCGCTGGAAGGAGTGTACCACGACATCCGTGCAGGAAAGAGGGATTGTCTTCGAAAACGCGCAACGGCGCAATACGCGGCTTCTTCAGAAATGCCTCGACGCGTGGAAACAGTGTCGAATCCAGAGCCTCAGGAAGATG CTTTTGCAGCAGCAAGCGGAGCGCTTCCTCTCGCAGCGGATCCTCGCTACCTCACTTTCCGCATGGAAGAAGCAG ATGGCGTGCCGACGGCGCGAGCGGTGCCAAACGGCGCAGGCGTTGTGGCATTGGTCGCGGACACTTCAGGCAAAG GCGTTTGACGCTTGGGTCGGATTCGTGGTGGAGCGGCTGCGCAAAAGGCGCCGGGTCGAAATGGCGGCGGAGTCCTACCGGAACGACTTGCTGCACGAAGGTGTGAGCCGTCTCCTGCGATATGCGGCAGATGTGAAAAGCGTCCGTGAACGGCTCCAATCTCAGCGCCATTTTGAG GTCGCTTCCCGTCGCCGCAGCGCTGCCACTCGCTGTTTCACAATCTGGAAACAGAAGGTGCTCTTCCGTAAACGCGGCAAGCCAGAGTCCGCTAAGAAGCGAGTCACGTTCGGGGCAACAGAGGCGATGGGTATGGCGATCCCTCACGAATTGTGCCCACCGCCGCCACAGCTACACGCTGCCAGAGACGCTATCTTGACGCAACT GCGGTCAGCTCAGGACGCGCGGCCTAAACCGCGCAGGCCCCAATTCCTGGATGTTCGACCTGCGTCCGCTCCAGACCACGCCCAACTTGCACAGTACGCCCAAAGCGATGCTGTTTCCGGATCATGGTTCAACAGTTTTCCGCCATTCTTTGTTTTCGAATCCTCTCGGTTGCGCAGTGGCAGTGGCGTCGTTTCCCCCAACCCGGAACTCTTGCCGCCATCTTCCTTTGCGCAACGGAGGACAGAGACGCCCAAAAAG GCGCCGTCTTCCCCGCTTCCGCGTCTCGTAATTCCTCCcgttttcaaaatggcggctgcCACAAGCGAATACGATAAGGAAACCGGTGCAAAGCTCCAGTCAGCGGATGATTCCGCGAGGAGAGGACACATTCCTCCGCTTCGCAAGACGCCGTGTAATGGCGTCGTCGTAAAAGATGTTAAAGATCCTCCGATTTGCGACGGCAGCCATCTTGTGGAAAAGTCCCTGCAATGCGcagcgtcctccattttgtggaaaCGTCCAGTTAATTCACTGTGTCTTCCATTGTGTTTGGAGGATCCAGTGAATTGCGGCGGCgtccattttgttttttcagagGCCGATACGGAAGAACGGGGAAAGCGCTTTTGCGCAGAAGTTGATGGACAGCTGGAAGCCGAACTGCGCAGTATCGCACAGAAGATGCAACGTTACTATGACGCCCAGCAAGAGCTGAA GTCGTGCCGGCGGCAAGAGCGGCTCCTGCGACAATGGCGGGAGATGGCAGCGTTGGCGTCTGTGGCAAAACAAGATGGCAACACGCAGAAAGTGGAGGAAACCTTGGCTGAG CTCAGAGTCCGGATTGAATCCCTGAAATCTGTTCTGGACAAGGAACGGCGGCTGATGGCGGCGTATATCACCCGCGTCCGGGAAATACGAAACGCGCTTGACGCATAA